The Apibacter raozihei genome contains a region encoding:
- a CDS encoding adenine nucleotide alpha hydrolase family protein, with product MRLEFNFRKKIIIDINDSFFYKKDKVIWWGYPISKINLFELEGDLSEKLNQISGYFLYLYYNDNEIIISSDITGGYRLYKYEDESILFLTNNYNLIIDYIKNSGHLEIDEIQVKFWKKHRYTFGDRTFIKKINKLPPHSTFRILKNGKNTVKSYFKKDLKRKPDKYLHKKLIRKDIIEVFSYLTNVKNEIVILFSGGKDSVFLVSILKELKINFKAVFLYAYPEYESNYNDFIRAKEVADHLDIDFIKVEVDLEKTKKYLIDNIVNEMFFDKHYSLLHFGGFQKLKDIFTKDTIFINGQSSDSILSFGPSEKGIGSLLKRIILYSPNWVSFLPKKIFEHKNNLKLKLPKNKNEKLIAFTDEKEYIFLLNDFDLEYIKSIEEYNTSITKDVTELFMKQMLIKINTFLQGSDNQVAIKAPKYFGFNNVILPFAIPDLIYHTIEYKDNFHEIFFPKYAVSKENQLNVLKLKDKNQCTFTNPRIIENEVYDFFDNKLNDIYYENFKI from the coding sequence ATGAGATTAGAGTTCAATTTTAGAAAAAAAATTATAATAGATATAAATGATAGTTTTTTCTATAAAAAAGATAAAGTAATTTGGTGGGGATATCCAATAAGTAAAATTAATTTATTTGAATTGGAAGGAGATTTATCTGAAAAACTAAATCAAATTTCAGGTTATTTTTTATATTTATACTATAATGATAATGAAATAATAATTTCTTCAGATATTACCGGGGGATATAGATTATATAAATACGAAGATGAAAGTATTTTATTTTTAACTAACAATTATAATTTAATAATAGACTATATTAAAAATAGCGGACACTTGGAGATAGATGAAATTCAAGTTAAGTTTTGGAAAAAACATAGATATACATTTGGAGATAGAACATTTATAAAAAAGATTAATAAATTACCTCCTCATTCTACTTTTAGAATTCTTAAAAATGGAAAAAATACCGTTAAAAGCTATTTTAAAAAGGATTTAAAAAGAAAGCCTGATAAATATCTGCATAAAAAACTAATAAGAAAAGACATTATTGAGGTTTTTTCTTATTTAACCAATGTTAAAAATGAAATAGTGATATTGTTTTCCGGTGGAAAAGACTCTGTTTTTTTAGTTAGTATACTAAAAGAGTTAAAGATAAATTTTAAAGCAGTTTTTTTATATGCTTATCCGGAGTATGAGTCTAATTATAATGATTTTATAAGAGCGAAAGAAGTAGCTGATCATTTAGATATTGATTTTATTAAGGTGGAAGTAGATTTGGAGAAAACTAAAAAGTATCTAATTGATAATATAGTTAATGAAATGTTTTTTGATAAACATTATTCTTTGTTGCACTTTGGTGGATTTCAGAAATTGAAAGATATTTTTACAAAAGATACAATTTTTATTAATGGGCAGTCTTCAGATAGCATTTTATCTTTTGGTCCTTCAGAAAAAGGTATTGGTTCTTTATTAAAAAGAATTATTCTATATAGTCCTAATTGGGTATCATTTTTACCTAAAAAAATTTTTGAACATAAAAATAATTTAAAATTAAAATTACCTAAAAATAAAAATGAAAAATTAATAGCCTTTACGGATGAAAAAGAATATATATTTTTATTAAATGATTTTGACTTAGAATATATTAAAAGTATTGAGGAATATAATACTTCAATAACCAAAGATGTCACTGAACTTTTTATGAAACAAATGCTAATAAAAATCAATACTTTTCTTCAAGGCTCTGATAATCAAGTTGCAATAAAAGCTCCTAAATATTTTGGTTTTAATAATGTTATTTTGCCTTTTGCTATACCAGATTTAATCTATCATACTATTGAATATAAAGATAATTTTCATGAGATTTTTTTTCCTAAATATGCGGTAAGTAAAGAAAATCAATTAAATGTCTTAAAACTAAAAGATAAAAATCAATGCACATTTACTAATCCAAGAATAATTGAAAATGAGGTTTATGATTTTTTTGATAATAAACTAAATGATATTTATTATGAAAATTTTAAAATATAA
- a CDS encoding acyltransferase, translating into MKKILAVVIAFIPFNILRIFLYRNTLKYNISYNSKIKPLNFILCQNLKIYPNAGFSGYFNIIRNVNKMCIGENSFIVKFNRFSNLNNCIIKNNVIIVSSNVFFGTSGDISPFKEYENIKIGQNSIITNKHSFDLSDEIIIGEDVTIGGSGSQLWTHGFDLKHVKKQSTIKIGNNCYMGSKIIILPGCNICDQVSVGSGTVVSKSINSSGFYVSTGLVKKSEVANFQNDENVVKKNGYYFLRK; encoded by the coding sequence ATGAAAAAAATTTTAGCAGTAGTAATTGCATTTATTCCTTTTAATATTTTGAGGATTTTTTTATATAGAAATACATTGAAATATAATATTTCATATAATAGTAAAATTAAACCATTAAATTTTATTTTATGTCAAAATTTAAAAATATATCCTAATGCAGGATTTTCAGGATATTTTAATATAATAAGAAATGTTAACAAGATGTGTATTGGAGAAAATTCTTTTATTGTTAAATTCAATAGATTTTCAAATCTTAATAATTGTATAATTAAAAATAATGTAATAATTGTTTCTTCAAATGTTTTTTTTGGAACATCAGGAGATATAAGCCCGTTTAAAGAGTATGAAAATATAAAAATAGGACAAAATTCCATAATTACTAATAAACATTCATTTGATTTATCAGATGAAATAATTATTGGAGAAGATGTAACCATAGGTGGAAGTGGATCTCAATTGTGGACTCATGGCTTTGATTTAAAGCATGTTAAAAAACAATCAACGATCAAAATCGGTAATAACTGTTATATGGGGTCAAAAATAATTATATTACCAGGTTGTAATATATGTGATCAAGTATCGGTAGGATCTGGGACAGTTGTTTCAAAATCTATTAATTCATCAGGTTTTTATGTTTCTACAGGTTTAGTTAAAAAATCAGAAGTGGCAAATTTTCAAAATGATGAAAATGTTGTTAAAAAAAATGGATATTACTTTTTAAGAAAATAA